The following proteins are encoded in a genomic region of Arachis stenosperma cultivar V10309 chromosome 4, arast.V10309.gnm1.PFL2, whole genome shotgun sequence:
- the LOC130976172 gene encoding uncharacterized protein LOC130976172 isoform X3 has protein sequence MALGYFCNTKISTYHHRHGFPNTSKEALVELRSRIENVKSLVSNTLKLPSLSSSSSSPLQSLQRGNWVKLICGASFEDVVDIRNLSLVYTLSGVDCIDCAADASVVSAVNEGILAATEIAGLHKKPWVMISVSDDKDLHFRKAEFDPEDCPADCSRPCEIVCPANAISFLGKSASGTSSNTELPRVLMDGVITERCYGCGRCLPVCPYDKIREVTYVRDAATTADLLRRNDVDAMEIHTSGRQSAQFKELWCALGDSVENLKLIAVSLPNGGDSTISSMNEMFSIMKPNLQCFNLWQLDGRPMSGDIGRGATKETIAFAIELAKAKNRPPGFLQLAGGTNAHTIDGLKKKGLFQTTSIAVDSSNSPDALIGGIAYGGYARKSIEINAI, from the exons ATGGCACTCGGATATTTTTGCAATACAAAGATTTCAACATACCATCATCGTCATGGTTTTCCCAACACAT CGAAAGAAGCACTAGTGGAGTTGAGAAGCCGCATCGAAAACGTGAAGAGCCTCGTTAGCAACACTTTGAAGCTTCCTTCCctatcttcttcctcttcttctccgCTTCAATCTCTTCAAAGAGGCAACTGGGTTAAGCTCATTTGTGGTGCAAGCTTTGAG GATGTTGTTGATATCAGAAATCTCAGTCTGGTTTACACTCTTTCTGGAG TTGACTGCATTGACTGTGCTGCTGATGCATCAGTGGTTAGCGCTGTGAACGAAGGAATTTTAGCCGCAACAGAAATTGCAGGTCTTCACAAAAAGCCTTGGGTTATGATCAGTGTCAGTGATGATAAAGATCTTCATTTTCGCAAAGCCG AATTTGATCCAGAAGACTGTCCAGCAGATTGTTCTCGCCCTTGCGAAATTGTGTGCCCTGCTAATGCAATATCATTCCTAGGGAAATCAGCATCTGGAACTTCATCTAATACGGAATTACCAAGAGTGCTAATG GATGGAGTCATAACAGAACGCTGCTACGGTTGTGGCCGTTGCCTTCCGGTTTGCCCCTATGACAAAATAA GAGAGGTAACATATGTAAGAGATGCCGCGACAACTGCTGATCTCCTCAGGAGAAATGATGTTGATGCTATGGAGATACATACAAGTGGGAG GCAGAGTGCACAATTCAAAGAGCTCTGGTGTGCTTTAGGGGATTCAGTAGAAAACTTAAAGTTAATAGCA GTTAGCTTACCTAATGGTGGAGATTCAACAATATCCTCTATGAATGAGATGTTCTCCATTATGAAACCAAATCTTCAATGCTTCAACTTATGGCAG TTGGACGGCCGGCCGATGAGCGGAGACATCGGGAGAGGAGCAACCAAGGAAACAATCGCCTTTGCTATCGAATTGGCAAAAGCGAAAAACCGACCTCCCG GTTTCCTTCAACTTGCTGGTGGCACTAATGCTCACACAATTGAtggattgaaaaaaaaaggactATTTCAAACAACATCTATTGCAGTCGATTCGTCGAATTCGCCAGACGCCTTAATTGGCGGTATAGCTTACGGAGGCTATGCACGGAAG AGTATTGAGATCAATGCAATCTGA
- the LOC130976172 gene encoding uncharacterized protein LOC130976172 isoform X2, producing MALGYFCNTKISTYHHRHAKEALVELRSRIENVKSLVSNTLKLPSLSSSSSSPLQSLQRGNWVKLICGASFEDVVDIRNLSLVYTLSGVDCIDCAADASVVSAVNEGILAATEIAGLHKKPWVMISVSDDKDLHFRKAEFDPEDCPADCSRPCEIVCPANAISFLGKSASGTSSNTELPRVLMDGVITERCYGCGRCLPVCPYDKIREVTYVRDAATTADLLRRNDVDAMEIHTSGRQSAQFKELWCALGDSVENLKLIAVSLPNGGDSTISSMNEMFSIMKPNLQCFNLWQLDGRPMSGDIGRGATKETIAFAIELAKAKNRPPGFLQLAGGTNAHTIDGLKKKGLFQTTSIAVDSSNSPDALIGGIAYGGYARKIVGRVLRSMQSEYGGAARVEDHPQHLLMALKEALALVGPVKCL from the exons ATGGCACTCGGATATTTTTGCAATACAAAGATTTCAACATACCATCATCGTCATG CGAAAGAAGCACTAGTGGAGTTGAGAAGCCGCATCGAAAACGTGAAGAGCCTCGTTAGCAACACTTTGAAGCTTCCTTCCctatcttcttcctcttcttctccgCTTCAATCTCTTCAAAGAGGCAACTGGGTTAAGCTCATTTGTGGTGCAAGCTTTGAG GATGTTGTTGATATCAGAAATCTCAGTCTGGTTTACACTCTTTCTGGAG TTGACTGCATTGACTGTGCTGCTGATGCATCAGTGGTTAGCGCTGTGAACGAAGGAATTTTAGCCGCAACAGAAATTGCAGGTCTTCACAAAAAGCCTTGGGTTATGATCAGTGTCAGTGATGATAAAGATCTTCATTTTCGCAAAGCCG AATTTGATCCAGAAGACTGTCCAGCAGATTGTTCTCGCCCTTGCGAAATTGTGTGCCCTGCTAATGCAATATCATTCCTAGGGAAATCAGCATCTGGAACTTCATCTAATACGGAATTACCAAGAGTGCTAATG GATGGAGTCATAACAGAACGCTGCTACGGTTGTGGCCGTTGCCTTCCGGTTTGCCCCTATGACAAAATAA GAGAGGTAACATATGTAAGAGATGCCGCGACAACTGCTGATCTCCTCAGGAGAAATGATGTTGATGCTATGGAGATACATACAAGTGGGAG GCAGAGTGCACAATTCAAAGAGCTCTGGTGTGCTTTAGGGGATTCAGTAGAAAACTTAAAGTTAATAGCA GTTAGCTTACCTAATGGTGGAGATTCAACAATATCCTCTATGAATGAGATGTTCTCCATTATGAAACCAAATCTTCAATGCTTCAACTTATGGCAG TTGGACGGCCGGCCGATGAGCGGAGACATCGGGAGAGGAGCAACCAAGGAAACAATCGCCTTTGCTATCGAATTGGCAAAAGCGAAAAACCGACCTCCCG GTTTCCTTCAACTTGCTGGTGGCACTAATGCTCACACAATTGAtggattgaaaaaaaaaggactATTTCAAACAACATCTATTGCAGTCGATTCGTCGAATTCGCCAGACGCCTTAATTGGCGGTATAGCTTACGGAGGCTATGCACGGAAG ATTGTTGGTAGAGTATTGAGATCAATGCAATCTGAATATGGTGGAGCTGCTAGAGTAGAGGATCATCCTCAACATCTTTTGATGGCTCTTAAGGAAGCACTTGCTTTAGTTGGACCTGTTAAATGTTTATGA
- the LOC130976172 gene encoding uncharacterized protein LOC130976172 isoform X1, with protein sequence MALGYFCNTKISTYHHRHGFPNTSKEALVELRSRIENVKSLVSNTLKLPSLSSSSSSPLQSLQRGNWVKLICGASFEDVVDIRNLSLVYTLSGVDCIDCAADASVVSAVNEGILAATEIAGLHKKPWVMISVSDDKDLHFRKAEFDPEDCPADCSRPCEIVCPANAISFLGKSASGTSSNTELPRVLMDGVITERCYGCGRCLPVCPYDKIREVTYVRDAATTADLLRRNDVDAMEIHTSGRQSAQFKELWCALGDSVENLKLIAVSLPNGGDSTISSMNEMFSIMKPNLQCFNLWQLDGRPMSGDIGRGATKETIAFAIELAKAKNRPPGFLQLAGGTNAHTIDGLKKKGLFQTTSIAVDSSNSPDALIGGIAYGGYARKIVGRVLRSMQSEYGGAARVEDHPQHLLMALKEALALVGPVKCL encoded by the exons ATGGCACTCGGATATTTTTGCAATACAAAGATTTCAACATACCATCATCGTCATGGTTTTCCCAACACAT CGAAAGAAGCACTAGTGGAGTTGAGAAGCCGCATCGAAAACGTGAAGAGCCTCGTTAGCAACACTTTGAAGCTTCCTTCCctatcttcttcctcttcttctccgCTTCAATCTCTTCAAAGAGGCAACTGGGTTAAGCTCATTTGTGGTGCAAGCTTTGAG GATGTTGTTGATATCAGAAATCTCAGTCTGGTTTACACTCTTTCTGGAG TTGACTGCATTGACTGTGCTGCTGATGCATCAGTGGTTAGCGCTGTGAACGAAGGAATTTTAGCCGCAACAGAAATTGCAGGTCTTCACAAAAAGCCTTGGGTTATGATCAGTGTCAGTGATGATAAAGATCTTCATTTTCGCAAAGCCG AATTTGATCCAGAAGACTGTCCAGCAGATTGTTCTCGCCCTTGCGAAATTGTGTGCCCTGCTAATGCAATATCATTCCTAGGGAAATCAGCATCTGGAACTTCATCTAATACGGAATTACCAAGAGTGCTAATG GATGGAGTCATAACAGAACGCTGCTACGGTTGTGGCCGTTGCCTTCCGGTTTGCCCCTATGACAAAATAA GAGAGGTAACATATGTAAGAGATGCCGCGACAACTGCTGATCTCCTCAGGAGAAATGATGTTGATGCTATGGAGATACATACAAGTGGGAG GCAGAGTGCACAATTCAAAGAGCTCTGGTGTGCTTTAGGGGATTCAGTAGAAAACTTAAAGTTAATAGCA GTTAGCTTACCTAATGGTGGAGATTCAACAATATCCTCTATGAATGAGATGTTCTCCATTATGAAACCAAATCTTCAATGCTTCAACTTATGGCAG TTGGACGGCCGGCCGATGAGCGGAGACATCGGGAGAGGAGCAACCAAGGAAACAATCGCCTTTGCTATCGAATTGGCAAAAGCGAAAAACCGACCTCCCG GTTTCCTTCAACTTGCTGGTGGCACTAATGCTCACACAATTGAtggattgaaaaaaaaaggactATTTCAAACAACATCTATTGCAGTCGATTCGTCGAATTCGCCAGACGCCTTAATTGGCGGTATAGCTTACGGAGGCTATGCACGGAAG ATTGTTGGTAGAGTATTGAGATCAATGCAATCTGAATATGGTGGAGCTGCTAGAGTAGAGGATCATCCTCAACATCTTTTGATGGCTCTTAAGGAAGCACTTGCTTTAGTTGGACCTGTTAAATGTTTATGA